In Paenibacillus xylanilyticus, the genomic window CACCATAACCACGAGTCAATGTCAGGAAGTTGGTGCTGTATCCGATCAGACCACGTGCAGGAATCAGGAACTCCAGACGTACTTGTCCACTACCCGTGTTGATCATGTTAACCATCTCTGCTTTACGTGCACCCAGGCTCTCCATGACGGAACCCATGCTTTCTTCAGGGATATCAATCAACAAGCGCTCGAGAGGTTCCATTTTCTTACCGTCAATTTCTTTGACGATAACTTCTGGTTTGGATACTTGAAGCTCATATCCTTCACGACGCATATTTTCAATCAGGATACCGAGGTGAAGCTCACCACGTCCGGATACGATAAATGCATCTGGGCTCTCTGTTTCTTCAACACGAAGGGATACGTCTGTTTCCAATTCCTTCAACAAACGCTCACGAAGTTTACGTGAAGTTACCCATTTACCTTCACGACCTGCGAATGGACTGTTGTTTACGAGGAATGTCATTTGCAGTGTTGGCTCATCAATTTTCAGAACCGGCAAAGCTTCAGGGTTGTTCGGGTCAGCAATCGTTTCACCGATGTTGATATCCTTAATACCCGCGATCGCAACGATGTCACCTGCGCCAGCTTCCTCTGTCTCAACACGTTTCAGACCTTGGAAACCAAACAGTTTCTCGATACGAGCTGTTTTACTTTTGCCATCACGCATAATAACCGTAACGGATTGGCCTTGACGAATCACACCGCGGTTTACACGACCGATAGCGATACGTCCAAGATATTCATTATAGTCCATCAGCGTAACGAGGAATTGCAGTGGCTCTTCAACGTTCTCTGTTGGATGAGGGATATGACTTACGATGGTATCGTAGATCGCCATCATGTTGTCATCTTGTTTGGCAGGATCGTCTTCCATGCTGGATGTTCCGTTCAATGCGGAAGCATATACGACAGGGAATTCAAGCTGCTCATCGCTGGCACCCAGTTCGATAAACAGGTCAAGTACTTCGTCAATAACCTCAGCCGGACGAGCCGCTGGACGGTCAATTTTGTTTACAATAACGATTGGAGTCAGGTTGTGCTCCAGTGCTTTACGAAGTACGAACTTCGTTTGTGGCATACAGCCCTCATAAGCATCGACAACGAGCAATACACCATCAACCATTTTCATGATCCGTTCTACTTCGCCACCGAAGTCGGCGTGTCCTGGTGTATCTACAATGTTGATCAGGTAATCTTTATAAGTTATAGCCGTGTTTTTGGCCAAAATCGTAATACCGCGTTCACGCTCCAAATCGTTGGAGTCCATTGCGCGCTCCTGTACCGTTTCGTGATCACGGAAAGTACCGGATTGCTGGAGCAACTTGTCGACTAGCGTTGTTTTCCCGTGGTCGACGTGGGCAATAATCGCAATATTGCGAATGTGTTCTCTTGAATGCATGGTTTGTATCCATATCCTTTCCAATTTCAATTCTTATCTACTAAACTTCCCGCATTTCTGCAGGTTACTCACCCAAAATAAGCGTCGGTGATATCCCGACGCATGTCTTTATCCCTTATATTATAGTTGATCATAGCTAAAAATCAAGATATTTCGCTTGGAGCAAGGTCGGACAATGTTACCAGCCCTTCCTCCCGCGCCCGCGTCCAAGCAGCAACCAGACTCCGCCCAAAATCAAAAGGATCGCCAGCACATAAATAATTCCGGTATGAAGCAGGGTGAATCCGAATAAGACAATGGACACCGCACCGATGCCCCATGCTGCAGGCAGAACAAATTCGGGTTTATAGCGTTCAGCAAGCCCGTACTCGAGTAAGCCGGCAGCAATGCCCAGCAAGAATGCCGGCCAGAGGCTGCTCATCAGCCCTCCGCCCCATGTATTCGTAATGCCGAACAAAATACCATACACCGTTAATATCCCTGCGGGAACAAGTGACCACGTAGGAGTAACTCTTGCATAGTAA contains:
- the typA gene encoding translational GTPase TypA, whose product is MHSREHIRNIAIIAHVDHGKTTLVDKLLQQSGTFRDHETVQERAMDSNDLERERGITILAKNTAITYKDYLINIVDTPGHADFGGEVERIMKMVDGVLLVVDAYEGCMPQTKFVLRKALEHNLTPIVIVNKIDRPAARPAEVIDEVLDLFIELGASDEQLEFPVVYASALNGTSSMEDDPAKQDDNMMAIYDTIVSHIPHPTENVEEPLQFLVTLMDYNEYLGRIAIGRVNRGVIRQGQSVTVIMRDGKSKTARIEKLFGFQGLKRVETEEAGAGDIVAIAGIKDINIGETIADPNNPEALPVLKIDEPTLQMTFLVNNSPFAGREGKWVTSRKLRERLLKELETDVSLRVEETESPDAFIVSGRGELHLGILIENMRREGYELQVSKPEVIVKEIDGKKMEPLERLLIDIPEESMGSVMESLGARKAEMVNMINTGSGQVRLEFLIPARGLIGYSTNFLTLTRGYGVMNHAFDSYAPVVSGQVGGRHQGVLISTETGTSTFYGMMGVEDRGTLFLEPGTEIYEGMIVGEHTRDNDIVVNICKEKQLTNVRSSGKDDTVKIKTPIIFSLEQALEYLNEDEYCEITPKSIRLRKKILNKSERERAEKQRKMAQNNA